In Burkholderia savannae, one genomic interval encodes:
- a CDS encoding RnfH family protein yields MPKVQVCYALPEQQTLVAVDVPAGATVRDAIDASGVLARHPDIDLATLKTGILGKLAPLDAPVADGDRVEIYRPLIVDPKVARQRRVDKTRREGSIEGRKWLPKDSR; encoded by the coding sequence ATGCCGAAGGTCCAGGTCTGCTACGCGCTGCCCGAGCAACAGACGCTCGTCGCCGTCGACGTGCCGGCGGGCGCGACCGTGCGCGACGCGATCGACGCGAGCGGCGTGCTCGCGCGCCATCCGGACATCGATCTCGCGACGCTGAAGACGGGCATCCTCGGCAAGCTCGCGCCGCTCGACGCGCCCGTGGCCGATGGCGACCGCGTCGAGATCTACCGGCCGCTCATCGTCGATCCGAAGGTCGCGCGGCAGCGCCGCGTCGACAAGACCCGCCGCGAAGGCTCGATCGAAGGCCGCAAGTGGCTGCCGAAGGATTCGCGCTGA
- a CDS encoding type II toxin-antitoxin system RatA family toxin, giving the protein MADVQKTVLIRHSAEQMFDLVTDVADYPNFLPWCGGVEIRRRDETGMEARIDINFKGIKQHFATRNTQERPTRIDMEFADGPFRKFTGYWRFTPLRADACKIEFALHYEFSSIILEKIIGPVFTHIASTFVESFVKRADQRYGKG; this is encoded by the coding sequence GGCGGAACAGATGTTCGACCTCGTCACCGACGTGGCCGATTACCCGAACTTCCTGCCTTGGTGCGGCGGCGTCGAGATTCGCCGTCGCGACGAAACCGGCATGGAGGCGCGGATCGACATCAACTTCAAGGGCATCAAGCAGCATTTCGCGACCCGCAACACGCAGGAGCGCCCGACCCGGATCGACATGGAGTTCGCCGACGGGCCGTTTCGCAAGTTCACCGGCTACTGGCGCTTCACGCCGCTGCGCGCGGACGCGTGCAAGATCGAATTCGCGCTGCATTACGAGTTCTCGAGCATCATCCTCGAGAAGATCATCGGGCCTGTGTTCACGCACATCGCGAGTACGTTCGTCGAATCGTTCGTGAAGCGCGCCGACCAGCGCTACGGCAAGGGGTGA